In the genome of Pelagicoccus sp. SDUM812003, one region contains:
- a CDS encoding ATP-binding protein translates to MTRTYAIEEIGVSRGPKLGFDHIGRLAVISGANYVVLNDNTWLDISDKDDRNPPLMEVIEDDGENYYFGALASWGKIEFTEQGRIDPLSYRPEQYPRWINTTNFTKIVFTDDYTLFTGQNGLVCLNRQTGEQSFHQMSIATVFTLGQRVFVSSNAFGTIEFDPKSGESTNVAPTVSIHEVAYLDDTTIVGATNDTGLVSFDGEQFSFFDFGFGENSIVRISCLETLPDGGFAVAVDSEGVFVFSADGERKLALTTSDYRRIFAIASREPGILWISRESSVQKLLYNDPVSVVDQRSEVVIGWPQVSQWGDKTVIASNGRLYEMRLAETGWQYTFEEFENVPISGAWAIAGNEKHLLIGNSEGVFRHDGSGFEKIPGIEEANRLVLQEKDICIVIGSREIAALAWDGNRWYECAPKLQGVGFPAIMHSSHDSVWIELGLDFIARVWFENGQLRKRVFQDHPWEEPVWINIGLLKDHVVLSGAHNQRIYRDKETLEVVEPPDIEKTLAEIPYVLLRATEDANGVIWVTHPNGVLTVFPEGDGYRVDTDSLTSIRDQYPVITLIDEKHAWISTESALYHVNQDFESIEGSTQQPFLVSVSDGKTETELISAPPANHSLGRLPYSQNHLVFRYFAGGYMPLQDLVYEFSMRNNSSDWKLRSADSLLTLPSLEEGEYQLTARLLSSNIPVGNPIVTRFTIAPPWYRSAFAYFGYWSSAIFSCLAIAIWAARRAKSKQDYLEKLVRERTEELRATMEKLTEEARNSATLAERNRLAGEIHDSLQQGLSGLALQLDATLKLNHLDPDLESRLSVARRMVSFTRQEVQQAVWDLESPLLQNDDLAEALRSMAELLGTGSMSLEVKTTGKPLEIPSTTKHHLLRIAQEAITNSVRHSGATRIQACLEFQSDKVTLTISDNGNGFDSSEVFSSGIGHFGLRGIRTRASKINGNLTISSVPQKGTSVQLVAPLNQTPQHSSKNGNDPNEN, encoded by the coding sequence GTGACGCGCACTTACGCCATCGAGGAGATCGGAGTCTCTCGCGGACCCAAGCTTGGCTTCGACCACATCGGACGCCTCGCGGTGATCAGCGGAGCGAACTACGTGGTCTTGAACGACAACACTTGGCTGGATATTTCCGACAAAGACGACCGCAACCCCCCTCTGATGGAAGTCATCGAGGACGACGGCGAAAACTACTACTTCGGCGCCCTCGCCTCATGGGGAAAGATCGAGTTCACCGAACAAGGCAGGATCGACCCCCTCTCCTATCGTCCAGAGCAGTACCCGCGCTGGATCAATACCACCAATTTCACCAAGATCGTCTTCACCGACGACTACACGCTTTTCACAGGACAGAACGGCCTCGTCTGCCTGAACCGGCAAACAGGCGAACAGAGCTTTCATCAAATGTCCATCGCTACGGTGTTCACCTTGGGGCAGCGCGTGTTCGTTTCCTCCAACGCCTTCGGCACCATAGAGTTCGATCCAAAGAGCGGCGAATCGACAAACGTCGCCCCGACCGTCTCGATCCACGAGGTCGCCTACCTGGACGACACCACCATCGTGGGGGCGACCAACGACACCGGGTTGGTCAGCTTCGATGGCGAGCAATTCAGTTTTTTCGACTTCGGGTTCGGCGAGAACAGCATCGTGCGCATTTCCTGCCTGGAGACGCTGCCCGACGGAGGGTTCGCTGTCGCGGTCGACAGCGAGGGCGTCTTCGTCTTTTCCGCAGATGGAGAACGAAAGCTAGCCCTGACCACCTCCGACTATCGCCGCATTTTCGCCATCGCCTCCCGGGAGCCGGGCATCCTTTGGATTTCCAGAGAAAGCTCCGTGCAGAAACTGCTCTACAACGATCCCGTTTCCGTGGTGGATCAACGCTCGGAAGTCGTCATCGGCTGGCCGCAAGTGAGCCAGTGGGGCGATAAAACGGTCATCGCCTCCAATGGACGACTCTACGAGATGCGGCTGGCTGAGACTGGTTGGCAGTACACCTTCGAAGAGTTCGAAAACGTGCCCATCTCCGGAGCCTGGGCCATTGCAGGAAACGAGAAGCACCTGCTCATCGGCAACAGCGAGGGCGTCTTCAGACACGACGGTAGCGGCTTCGAGAAGATTCCCGGCATCGAGGAGGCGAACCGCCTGGTGCTGCAAGAAAAGGATATCTGCATCGTGATCGGATCGCGAGAAATCGCCGCCTTGGCTTGGGATGGCAACCGATGGTACGAATGCGCCCCGAAGCTCCAAGGCGTCGGCTTCCCCGCCATCATGCACAGCAGCCACGACTCCGTCTGGATAGAGCTCGGCCTCGACTTCATCGCCCGCGTGTGGTTCGAAAACGGTCAGCTGCGAAAACGCGTATTCCAAGACCACCCCTGGGAAGAGCCGGTCTGGATCAATATCGGCCTGCTCAAGGATCACGTCGTCCTCAGCGGCGCCCACAACCAACGCATCTACCGCGACAAGGAAACGCTCGAGGTCGTCGAGCCACCAGACATAGAAAAGACGCTAGCCGAGATTCCCTACGTTCTCCTCCGCGCGACCGAAGATGCGAACGGAGTCATTTGGGTCACCCACCCGAACGGCGTGCTCACAGTATTCCCTGAAGGCGACGGCTATCGGGTCGACACCGACTCGCTCACCAGCATCCGCGATCAGTATCCCGTCATCACTCTGATCGATGAAAAGCACGCGTGGATCTCCACCGAATCCGCCCTCTACCACGTCAACCAGGATTTCGAGTCGATCGAAGGATCCACGCAACAGCCTTTCCTCGTCTCCGTTTCCGACGGCAAGACGGAGACCGAGCTCATCTCCGCTCCGCCGGCCAACCATTCACTCGGCCGTCTGCCCTATTCGCAAAACCACCTCGTTTTTCGGTATTTCGCTGGCGGATACATGCCGCTTCAAGATCTCGTCTACGAGTTCTCCATGAGAAACAACTCCAGCGACTGGAAGCTACGCAGCGCCGATTCCCTGCTCACCCTTCCGAGCCTAGAGGAAGGAGAATACCAGCTCACCGCTCGACTTCTTAGCAGCAACATCCCCGTTGGAAATCCGATCGTCACTCGCTTCACCATCGCGCCACCTTGGTATCGATCCGCCTTCGCCTACTTCGGCTACTGGAGCAGCGCCATCTTCAGCTGCCTCGCCATCGCTATTTGGGCCGCTCGCCGAGCGAAGAGCAAACAGGACTACCTGGAGAAGCTCGTCCGTGAACGAACCGAAGAGCTCAGAGCTACCATGGAAAAACTCACCGAAGAGGCGCGAAACTCCGCCACCTTGGCGGAACGCAACCGCCTCGCGGGCGAGATTCACGACAGCCTTCAGCAAGGCCTCAGCGGACTAGCCCTTCAGCTGGACGCCACGCTGAAGCTAAACCATCTCGACCCAGATCTCGAGTCCCGCCTATCGGTCGCCCGCCGCATGGTGTCCTTCACTCGCCAGGAAGTGCAGCAGGCGGTCTGGGACCTCGAGTCTCCTCTCCTCCAAAACGACGATCTCGCAGAAGCACTGCGCAGCATGGCCGAGCTGCTTGGCACCGGATCAATGAGCCTGGAGGTCAAGACGACCGGGAAGCCGCTCGAGATCCCCTCCACCACCAAGCACCACTTGCTCCGAATCGCTCAGGAAGCCATTACCAACTCGGTACGGCACAGCGGCGCCACCCGCATCCAAGCTTGCCTGGAATTCCAATCCGACAAGGTCACGCTTACCATCAGCGACAACGGAAACGGCTTCGACTCGAGCGAAGTCTTCTCCAGCGGAATAGGCCATTTCGGTCTGCGAGGCATTCGCACCCGGGCGTCCAAGATCAATGGAAACCTCACCATCTCCAGCGTCCCCCAAAAAGGGACGAGCGTCCAGCTCGTCGCGCCTTTGAACCAGACGCCACAGCATTCTAGCAAAAATGGAAACGACCCAAACGAAAATTAG